Proteins encoded by one window of Salvia splendens isolate huo1 chromosome 14, SspV2, whole genome shotgun sequence:
- the LOC121763769 gene encoding cyclin-D3-1-like, protein MLPHTQILDTLLCEEDHFDTTENTLLQHQHSLNSDSFLTPFEQDDELRSLLHKEQQNEPHRRSQTKPQIEEVIQWMLRVIAYYSFSPLTAVLAVTYLDRFLHRYDSDKPWMFQLAAVASLSLASKVEETDVPLLLDFQVEEPIYVFEPRNIQKMEILILSTLEWKMNLITPFSFLDYIARRLLLNEHLCGEFLARCQRLILSVIADIRFMAYLPSTMATATMIHVITTIEPSIDSEHHDRLLGILGINKDKVQDCCMLIQEVATNVRTNKRKFGSLPCSPKGVFDLSFISDSSPNDSWAVASNSSSVSSSPQLKKIKTSDRQSY, encoded by the exons ATGCTTCCCCACACACAAATCCTCGACACTCTCCTCTGCGAGGAAGACCATTTCGACACCACCGAAAACACCCTCCTTCAACACCAACATTCCCTAAACTCCGATTCCTTCCTCACTCCCTTCGAACAAGACGACGAACTTCGCTCACTACTGCACAAAGAGCAGCAAAACGAACCGCACCGCAGATCCCAAACTAAACCCCAAATCGAAGAAGTAATTCAATGGATGCTCAGAGTCATCGCCTACTATTCCTTCTCCCCTCTCACCGCGGTTCTTGCAGTCACCTATCTCGACAGATTCCTCCATCGATACGACAGCGACAAGCCGTGGATGTTTCAGCTCGCCGCCGTCGCTTCTCTCTCCCTCGCCTCTAAAGTGGAAGAAACTGATGTCCCTCTTCTTCTAGACTTCCAA GTGGAGGAGCCCATTTATGTGTTTGAGCCCAGAAACATTCAGAAAATGGAGATTCTGATTCTGTCGACGCTTGAGTGGAAGATGAATCTCATCACCCCATTTTCGTTTCTTGATTACATTGCGAGAAGGCTATTGTTGAATGAACATCTTTGTGGGGAGTTTCTTGCAAGGTGCCAGCGTTTGATTCTCTCTGTTATAGCAG ACATTAGATTCATGGCATATCTACCTTCTACAATGGCAACAGCTACAATGATCCATGTGATCACCACCATTGAACCCTCAATCGATTCGGAACACCACGATCGATTATTGGGCATTCttggaatcaacaag GACAAAGTTCAAGATTGCTGTATGCTAATTCAAGAAGTGGCTACAAATGTCAGAACCAACAAAAGAAAGTTTGGATCTTTGCCTTGTAGCCCAAAAGGGGTGTTtgatctctcattcatctcagATTCTTCCCCAAACGATTCTTGGGCGGTTGCTTCGAATTCTTCCTCAGTTTCTTCATCGCCACAATTGAAGAAAATCAAGACCTCAGATCGCCAAAGTTACtag